One Streptomyces sp. NBC_01237 genomic region harbors:
- a CDS encoding class I SAM-dependent methyltransferase, with amino-acid sequence MQDIDVDPVAHNRAAWDKCVQEGNEWSVPVSAEDVERARGGDWSIVLVGHEPVDRSWLPTDLTGTDVLCLASGGGQQGPVLAAAGARVTVFDNSPRQLGQDRLVAERDGLDLRTVLGDMRDLSAFGDGAFDVVFHPVSNLFVPDLAAVWRECFRVLRPGGTLLAGFLNPDAYLFDHEALDERGELNVVHKLPYSDVTHYSAEERATKFGADAPLEYSHTLTDQIGGQLAAGFVLTGFAEAPHHSNASASYMSSYFATLAVKPG; translated from the coding sequence GTGCAGGACATTGATGTCGACCCGGTTGCCCACAATCGAGCAGCCTGGGACAAGTGCGTCCAGGAGGGCAACGAGTGGTCGGTGCCGGTGAGTGCTGAGGATGTCGAGCGCGCCCGCGGGGGCGACTGGTCGATCGTTCTCGTCGGGCATGAGCCGGTCGACCGCTCCTGGCTGCCGACCGACCTGACCGGCACGGACGTGTTGTGCCTGGCCTCCGGCGGTGGCCAGCAGGGTCCGGTTCTCGCCGCCGCGGGGGCGCGGGTCACCGTATTCGACAACTCACCACGCCAGCTCGGCCAGGACCGGCTGGTGGCGGAGCGCGACGGACTGGACCTGCGCACCGTCCTGGGCGACATGCGCGACCTCAGCGCCTTCGGCGACGGAGCCTTCGACGTCGTGTTCCACCCGGTCTCCAACCTGTTCGTACCCGACTTGGCAGCGGTGTGGCGTGAGTGCTTCCGCGTCCTGCGACCGGGCGGAACTCTGCTCGCGGGCTTCCTCAACCCTGACGCGTACTTGTTCGACCACGAGGCGCTCGACGAGCGCGGCGAGCTGAACGTCGTGCACAAGCTGCCCTACAGCGATGTCACGCACTACTCCGCCGAGGAACGCGCCACGAAGTTCGGCGCGGACGCCCCTCTTGAGTACAGCCACACCCTCACCGACCAGATCGGCGGGCAACTCGCCGCGGGGTTCGTCCTCACCGGCTTCGCGGAGGCGCCGCACCACTCCAACGCATCCGCTTCCTACATGTCGAGCTACTTCGCGACGCTGGCGGTCAAGCCGGGCTGA